In Toxoplasma gondii ME49 chromosome VIII, whole genome shotgun sequence, a single genomic region encodes these proteins:
- a CDS encoding hypothetical protein (encoded by transcript TGME49_273815), which yields MVGEHSARLPSLSGGLECVDFVQSSSQAARESDFGGGLGDFWSFSLEELCSASSGTAAETLAWREVSQLFISWTETREKLNLRKNALTTRLRRLMLFLPGRRDSRTRHAAPVSVRCPAQNAGGLQEEDEDIQRNREARLVEVLCQAQEETEALQLFDRFFELLDIRCGRETPYALPRTLDQRNGGGEVRRVDESRSEGWRLGGQSSGQSTSPVHSAADDRLRRERTSTRQAACVGQASIDEARLEVEREEFSPLPLENSLGYARKISDLEAHVKRQMCEFFSPSQDTMTDASAKGDAYSLEETLNRSCSPVLGEMNQIPGSIEQMLQIQIERIQTITSDMATLVKGFLETRVCVSSARSSMLTNSDRNSTAGHGSAANDKRGKGPKGVSPPQEKTLFTRGSQGGSRKTARSAAGESVSLSHFQCLVQLRLLCEAGAQSVSNEQFPENEERVPPDGRQNRPEQAEEVAKSAGNVKSRRAQAETVRSALLETSSACAAILASTGEALKFFGALQVACSSGELWEEESEASDSGLERCRRFANDLDQLLDQLPTCTRALQVASRLCGATQVSAFF from the exons ATGGTGGGGGAACACAGCGCTCGCTTGCCCTCTCTCAGCGGCGGACTGGAATGCGTTGACTTCGTCCAGTCATCTTCCCAAGCTGCAAGAGAGTCGGACTTCGGCGGAGGTCTCGGGGACTTTTGGAGTTTCAGTCTCGAGGAGCTGTGCAGCGCATCTTCTGGAACGGCCGCCGAGACACTCGCCTGGCGGGAGGTATCACAGCTCTTCATCTCGTGgacagagactcgcgagaAACTGAACCTAAGGAAGAACGCTTTGACCACACGCTTGCGACGGCTGATGCTCTTTCTGCCGGGGCGACGTGACTCTCGGACGAGACATGCGGCCCCGGTGTCGGTGCGGTGTCCCGCGCAGAACGCAGGCGGTCtccaagaagaagatgaagacatccagagaaacagagaggctAGGCTCGTGGAGGTTCTATGTCAGgcgcaagaagaaacagaggctcTTCAACTGTTTGATCGCTTTTTCGAGCTCCTTGATATCCGATGTGGACGCGAAACGCCCTACGCCCTCCCCCGAACACTCGACCAGAGGAACGGAGGCGGCGAAGTGAGACGCGTGGATGAATCGCGGAGCGAAGGCTGGCGGCTGGGAG GCCAGTCCAGCGGGCAATCAACTTCACCTGTCCATTCCGCCGCTGACGATCGtctgagaagagaaagaacgtcGACGCGGCAAGCTGCCTGTGTCGGTCAGGCGAGCATTGACGAGGCGAGACTGGAAGTCGAGAGGGAGGAGTTtagtcctcttcctcttgagAATAGTTTAGGGTACGCTCGGAAAATATCTGATTTAGAGGCTCATGTAAAGCGTCAAATGTGCGAGttcttttcgccttctcaggACACCATGACTGATGCATCTGCAAAGGGAGACGCATACTCACTAGAAGAAACGCTGAATCGTTCGTGCTCGCCTGTGCTCGGCGAGATGAACCAGATACCTGGCAGTATAGAGCAAATGCTCCAAATTCAGATAGAACGCATTCAGACGATTACCAGCGACATGGCTACACTTGTAAAGGGCTTTCTGGAGACAAGAGTTTGCGTATCTTCAGCGCGTTCTAGCATGCTGACGAACTCTGACAGAAACTCTACAGCAGGTCACGGTTCCGCTGCGAATGACAAACGAGGAAAGGGGCCGAAGGGTGTTTCTCCTCCGCAGGAAAAAACTCTCTTTACTCGCGGGTCCCAGGGAGGTTCGAGAAAGACAGCGCGGAGTGCTGCGGGAGAaagcgtgtctctctcgcactTCCAGTGTCTCGTCCAGTTGCGGCTGCTCTGTGAAGCAGGCGCACAGTCTGTCTCCAATGAGCAGTTTCCGGAAAATGAAGAGAGAGTGCCCCCGGACGGGCGCCAGAACCGACCGGAACAGGCCGAGGAAGTGGCTAAGTCAGCAGGAAATGTCAAGTCTCGTCGAGCACAAGCAGAAACGGTTCGTAGCGCCCTGCTGGAGACTTCAAGTGCCTGCGCAGCGATTCTGGCTTCCACAGGGGAGGCTCTCAAGTTCTTCGGGGCACTTCAAGTAGCATGCAGCAGTGGGGAGTTgtgggaagaagagagcgaagcttCGGATTCGGGGTTAGAACGCTGTCGCCGTTTTGCTAATGACCTTGACCAGCTGCTAGACCAGCTGCCTACATGTACCCGAGCACTTCAGGTTGCGTCGCGCCTCTGTGGCGCCACACAGGTTTCAGCGTTTTTCTGA